Genomic window (Deinococcus yavapaiensis KR-236):
GCTGAGAGATGCATTCTTATCCGCTATTGCATCAATTTCTGCGATAGATGTAGGAGTAGCCCCACAGGAAAATGGCAAATTAGAAGTAAAAAGCGCAGAAAGTCTTACGGATCTAGAGGGGAAGAAGCTTTTGTCAAGCAGTGAACCTAGTAAGGCCCACTTGGGCATATACTGGTACTATGTTCGTAAAGATTCTGATTTTGACGATGAATCTATAGATGATCTATTTGAAGAGGCGGTAGAAATATCCGCTAATTACATTCTTGATGCCCTATGTGACGGCTTTAATTCAAGCAGATCGAGTATCGGTATTAGTTATAGCGACATTTATGACTTATTGCACGACGCAGATTTTCACGATGAAAGATATGCTGAAATGACTTTTCGACGTAGCTTAAAAAATATGCCTTCGGGGAGTCTGGATGCGGCGCAGCTTTCGAAGGCCTATTGCTCGATTGAATTAAGCCTACGAAGCTAAAAATGTTGCTAAATATGTCACTCAATGCGTAGCAACTTTTGGGCCGTATCGTCCAAAGGGAGTAGCTTGCGAAGGGTCGTTATCTTTTTACGCTGTGCCCAGAAGAAATCACAGATGCGCAATGATTACGCCTCGAACCATTACCGTCCCAGCTCCTCCAAGTCGATGTTCAACTTCTTGGAGAGCTGCACGAAGTAGATCAGGACGTCCATGACTTCCTCCTTGAGCGCTTCCAGGGAGGCACCCGCCGCTTCAGGCTGGTGGGATTGCTCTTCGGTCAGCCATTGAAAGTGCTCCATCAACTTGGCCACCTCCACCAAAAGCGCCATGACGAGGTTCTTCGGCGCGTGGTACGCCTTCCATTGTCGCTCGTGTGCAAATTCGAGGAGGCGTTACTGGAGAGCTGGGAAGTCCATCACAGCAGGGTAGCAGCGGACCTCTAGCGTTCCATCCGAGACCGGTTGAGGGCAAACAACGTTACTTACGCTTGTTCTCGTACATCAGAATAAAAGACCAAGGTACTTATTGACATTTTCAATGATCGCTGTCACTATGGTGCGTGTCAGAACCCACCTCTTTCCCTGACTTCTACGGCAGTCTCGACGACCTCGTCAACACAGCCAATCAACTTCTTCCTCGCTTCATGCCAGACATCGATCGTGACGCCCGCGTCACCGATCTCGTGAACCCACGCCTCGTCCGGCACTACACGAGCGAAAACCTGATCGACCCTCCCCAGAAGGAAGGTCGGGAGGCCCGCTATACCCGACGTCACCTCCTCCAGCTTCTCACCCTTCGCAAGTTGATGACTGGCGGATTGTCCGCCGGCTCGGCAGGCGACGTGCTGCGCAACCGATCCGACCTGGAGCTCGAAATGATTCTGCAAAGCGGCTGGAAGCTCAACGTCACCCCTGACCCGAAAACCCACCAGGGCGGCAGTTCTCCCAACCACGACCGCCGGTTCGCCTTGATAGCTGGGGCTGTTGGTCTGAACAGCGTGGTGGGCGCTCTTGCCGTCCCAACAACAGCCCGTTTGAAGGCCGCCGCTCTAGCCAACAAGTCCAAATCCACCCATGACGAGTCCGTCCAACGTCACCGCTGGACTCACGTTGAGCTGGAACCCGGCTTCGAAGTGCACCTTCGAGACGACTACCAATCGCCGAAAACGCCCGCTGAACGCGAACGCATCGCGAAGCTGATCATGGATCTGCTCGCCCAACACAAACGCAAGTGACCCGCCAAGGAGGCCGTATGAACGAACCGATCATCACCTTCAAGCCGCTCCGCCCTTCCATCCCGTCCGGGGAGGACGTCACCCTTGAGGTGCTCGTCCGCATTTCCACAGCACCGGTGGAACGGGTCATCGAACGGCCTCCTTTGAATGTCGCCCTCGTCATCGACCGGAGCGGCAGCATGGCCGGCACGCCCATGCACACGGCCCGGGAGGCCGCCAAGGCTTTCGTGCGGGAACTCGGGCCGAACGACCGCGTCGCCGTCGTCGCGTTCGACAGCACCGTCGAACTCACCGTTCCAAGCACGTTCGTCGACGAGCCGGACCGCATCTGCGCGGCCATCGATGCAATCCGCACGCGGGGAAGCACTGCACTCTACGCCGGGTGGCTCGAGGGCGCGCAGCAAGTCGCCCTGCACCAGCAGGACGGCGTCATCAACCGCGTGATCCTCCTCAGCGACGGACACGCGAACGTCGGCCTACGAACGGCCGAAGACATCGCGCCCGCCATGCGTGGCTTGAACGAACGAGGTGTCAGCACGAGCACCATCGGCATCGGCGATTACTACGACGAGACACTGCTCGCCGCCATCAGCACCGCCGGGGACGGCAACTACCACTTCGTCGAACACCTCGACCAACTCGAGCCCGTCCTGCGCTTGGAGCTGGGCGAACTCACCTCCTCGCGTGGCCGCCTCGTCAGCCTCGGCTTCGAACCGAACAGCGCACAAGACGTGACGGTCGTCGATGTTCTCAACGACCTGCCGAAAACCCCGACAGGACGCTTCATGCTCCCGAACCTCCTTGCTGGAGGCAGCGTCGACACCGTGGTTCGTTTGCACGTTCCATCGGAAGCCGGGATGCAGGCGAACGTCGTCCAGCCGTTGACCGTGCGATTGGCCTGGACGGACCCGGAAACTGGCGTGAGGACGACGCGGCGCGCGACGCTGGAGTTGCCCGTTTTGCCCGCCGACGTCGCACGTGCGCAACCCGAGGATCCGGACGTTCGGGATCGCGTGACGCACCTTGAACTCGCGCGGCAACGCGCGCTCGCCGTGACGCAAATCGACCGTGGTGACTACGCGGGCGCGTCGAGCACGATGGGCGCGATGGTCGGCATCACAGCGTACTTCATGGACCCAGCCTTGCGAGATCGAGAACAAGCAGCCATCCAGGATCTGCATGACGCGTTGGGCAACCGGCAGTACGAGAAGGCGCGCAAGAAGGCGGATTCCGAGGCGTACTTGCGCCGCCGCAGCAAGTAAGCGCTCGAAGCAATGAACATCCTCGTTCACGAAAGGCGAACTGCATGCAACAGTCGAACTTGCCCAACCGGAATGATGACGCCCTCCGTTACATCCTCGCCCTGTACCTCCTCGCGCACGAAATCGCGGCCCGAGAAAAGGACAAGGGGCAGAAGCAGAAGA
Coding sequences:
- a CDS encoding MazG-like family protein, translated to MALLVEVAKLMEHFQWLTEEQSHQPEAAGASLEALKEEVMDVLIYFVQLSKKLNIDLEELGR
- a CDS encoding MerR family transcriptional regulator; translated protein: MSEPTSFPDFYGSLDDLVNTANQLLPRFMPDIDRDARVTDLVNPRLVRHYTSENLIDPPQKEGREARYTRRHLLQLLTLRKLMTGGLSAGSAGDVLRNRSDLELEMILQSGWKLNVTPDPKTHQGGSSPNHDRRFALIAGAVGLNSVVGALAVPTTARLKAAALANKSKSTHDESVQRHRWTHVELEPGFEVHLRDDYQSPKTPAERERIAKLIMDLLAQHKRK
- a CDS encoding vWA domain-containing protein, with the translated sequence MNEPIITFKPLRPSIPSGEDVTLEVLVRISTAPVERVIERPPLNVALVIDRSGSMAGTPMHTAREAAKAFVRELGPNDRVAVVAFDSTVELTVPSTFVDEPDRICAAIDAIRTRGSTALYAGWLEGAQQVALHQQDGVINRVILLSDGHANVGLRTAEDIAPAMRGLNERGVSTSTIGIGDYYDETLLAAISTAGDGNYHFVEHLDQLEPVLRLELGELTSSRGRLVSLGFEPNSAQDVTVVDVLNDLPKTPTGRFMLPNLLAGGSVDTVVRLHVPSEAGMQANVVQPLTVRLAWTDPETGVRTTRRATLELPVLPADVARAQPEDPDVRDRVTHLELARQRALAVTQIDRGDYAGASSTMGAMVGITAYFMDPALRDREQAAIQDLHDALGNRQYEKARKKADSEAYLRRRSK